One genomic segment of Melospiza melodia melodia isolate bMelMel2 chromosome 22, bMelMel2.pri, whole genome shotgun sequence includes these proteins:
- the LOC134428214 gene encoding centrosome-associated protein 350-like isoform X1, giving the protein MGSLRHSAFKIERDPNPVHPKILGERKPLGGGGSCCPVLQGADHRHSHHTSNLLSPWMNLPHGETWDSSGDSSDQASSNSQRSATIPRFGCSSTFHGSSLAVVEQCLRAEELRARHQAVLLQLRRKALRERARAKLAWLGHRRRVLENLQDNTGASAMAAKQHKVLMKLKWEQAEIQHLKNIHRAAHQERKLLLKQQREISMMQHSTAQLQEKLHSLAGEQEVVKSGSKDNCVQLKHKRSKKYEGFSTENKESLVQHQKQVEELPGLEQSLNAQDDVFLPLEPTNSAGMEPIATLVTRKGQKCVFLESVLEEKALLSNPDPKDNEDLNPCGRKNPVKGLGMLPTWCNLCLVQEENTLEGTVKEVEVPVPSEIHQVDASQCLKHLDHISHEASDERNLEGFSEGLTSTESLSRSNNSFLQCQSAKSDSSHSEFQKVSAVWISFSKSSISDPEFELKHGEDTDVSVPEEFVCDSGDVFNISKEMPIARSNGKETSPSDKRNERELPEDDRAETSSLSQKYPGDVLGHGCTDLLLSFIPANKANVSRTEHCSQSENPSEGVDEPHLGASQSFSRNKPCSQEIPALGNDAAASPSWADANSSSDKGLPPADEDTLSEMLGPVGEVLSSGSADLPPYNKKGLSFPSEDLPPPPLGADAMKNCDPASSTDDFTSPLEQMTGSESGQGMDEDLSLEMDALPPLPDNTVPEESPLLSTETSGAFSTNDGCLSQQSITALSSCLSENQHGEQEMPLQHLEFLPVSNTDSFGGSKSPEFPTKQCKMCEKLPSAKEDSDDPLSSFEVGDRVLVKQSQPGTLMFKGQTHFGSGHWAGVALDKAEGDNAGTYEGVKYFECAQHCGVFVRADEISHLFGVNKNSSSYMGNEDSDSFHDDDSLKGDCKYSGDDEQRVGFVEEKAEDPNSAGGSEVKENQSGLHSALLCGTGQEFPHSSQCNCNEFLCQKNLMCLGSDKENPELAQIKQTIFADALPKKSKTDEVNTSKNICCLVEDQKRIKLADDIASELSKKLLFDILIAFSETAQHKYKSAFEKDMMNYGKGLRQEDNQKPFPLKENSVAALSEPSAKVSDVSLGDFDMLCIHGCHTVTDRIVTKFIDDAVKEYKKIKRKHRSKADKILHLSPETSPTTLPLLLKILDAGVFGSSEDFDQPNSDQNLLMRQTQKQHLYKLDQWHSAPWKKTVEVPLVIPHNSSYVKNLSAYAVEELWTPENIKSNFRNINMPKYLECSDLPGNDLEAESKRMYNQVIFDLSHELLCAEYQVTAKPNIFPWMEKVGSPCCRHLCSRTDVSDVKTFVQGEIIKIMNLERNDLEMKRKFLNMTKYGNCKRDRVDLILIQELCKEEPQWTFYGDDELRVKMRMTEAIFDILILDTIRVLNQIYLKKASLTGDCAPSSLF; this is encoded by the exons ATGGGTTCACTGAGACACTCTGCATTCAAGATAGAAAGAGATCCCAATCCAGTGCATCCCAAAATACTGGGAGAAAGAAAACCTTTAGGAGGAGGAGGTTCATGTTGCCCAGTGCTTCAAGGAG CAGATCACAGGCACAGCCATCACACCTCGAATCTGTTGTCACCTTGGATGAATCTGCCCCATGGGGAGacctgggacagctctggggacagcagtgaccaGGCCAGCTCCAACAGCCAG CGGAGCGCAACCATTCCACGCTTTGGATGTTCCAGCACcttccatggctccagcctggccgtgGTGGAGCAGTGCCTGAGGGCAGAGGAGCTGCGGGCTCGGcaccaggcagtgctgctgcagctccggaGGAAGGCTCTGAGGGAGAGGGCCAGGGCCAAGCTGGCCTGGCTGGGCCACCGCAGACG TGTTCTGGAAAACCTGCAGGATAATACAGGAGCCTCTGCCATGGCAGCAAAACAGCACAAAGTCCTGATGAAGCTGAAATGGGAGCAG GCAGAAATCCAGCACCTGAAAAACATCCACAGGGCAGCCCATCAGGAAAGGAAGCTTTTATTAAAGCAGCAGAGAGAAATCTCAATGATGCAGCATTCAACAGCACAACTCCAGGAAAAGCTGCACAGTTTGGCTGGAGAGCAGGAGGTTGTGAAGTCAGGGAGTAAAGACAATTGTGTCCAGCTAAAGCATAAAAGGAGCAAGAAATATGAGGG CTTTTCTACTGAGAACAAGGAATCACTGGTACAACACCAGAAACAGGTGGAGGAGTTGCCAGGTTTGGAGCAGTCCCTTAATGCTCAGGATGATGTTTTCCTACCTCTGGAACCTACAAATTCAGCTGGAATGGAACCTATTGCCACACTTGTTACAAGAAAAGGCCAGAAGTGTGTATTTCTG GAATCTGTGCTGGAGGAAAAAGCACTTCTTTCAAACCCTGATCCTAAAGATAATGAAGATCTTAATCCATGTGGCAGAAAAAACCCAGTGAAAGGCTTGGGGATGCTTCCTACTTGGTGTAACTTATGCCTGGTTCAGGAGGAAAACACTCTTGAAGGAACAG TTAAAGAAGTGGAAGTGCCTGTCCCTTCTGAGATCCATCAGGTGGATGCCAGTCAGTGTTTGAAGCATTTGGACCATATTTCTCATGAAGCTTCTGATGAACGAAATTTAGAAGGATTTTCTGAGGGATTAACTTCCACCGAATCATTGTCCAGGTCAAATAACTCCTTTTTGCAATGTCAAAGTGCCAAGTCAGACTCTTCTCACTCAGAATTTCAGAAAGTGTCTGCAGTTTGGATCAGCTTCTCAAAAAGTTCCATTTCAGACCCAGAATTCGAGCTGAAGCATGGAGAGGACACAGATGTCAGCGTCCCGGAAGAGTTTGTCTGCGACAGTGGTGATGTGTTTAATATCTCAAAAGAGATGCCAATAGCAAGAAGCAATGGAAAGGAAACATCACCTAGTGACAAACGCAATGAACGTGAGCTGCCTGAAGATGATAGAGCTGAGACTTCATCTCTCTCCCAGAAATACCCTGGAGATGTGTTGGGTCATGGCTGCACTGATCTCCTGCTTTCCTTCATCCCAGCAAACAAAGCAAATGTCTCCAGAACCGAACATTGCTCCCAGTCTGAAAACCCTTCTGAGGGAGTGGATGAGCCACACCTGGGTGCCTCACAAAGCTTCAGCAGAAACAAGCCCTGTTCTCAGGAgatcccagcactgggaaatgatgcagcTGCCAGCCCTTCATGGGCTGATGCAAACTCCAGCAGTGATAAGGGGCTCCCTCCAGCTGATGAGGATACCTTGTCAGAAATGCTGGGTCCTGTGGGTGAAGTATTGTCCTCTGGAAGTGCTGACTTGCCACCCTATAACAAAAAGGGTTTGTCATTTCCAAGTGAAGATCTTCCTCCTCCCCCTTTAGGTGCAGATGCAATGAAAAATTGTGATCCTGCCTCCAGCACAGATGATTTCACATCTCCACTGGAACAAATGACAGGCTCAGAGTCTGGTCAGGGCATGGATGAAGATCTGTCACTGGAAATGGATGCATTACCCCCATTACCTGATAACACTGTGCCTGAGGAATCTCCCCTGCTCAGTACAGAGACAAGTGGTGCTTTTTCAACCAATGATGGTTGTCTCTCACAACAATCTATTACAGCTCTTTCCAGCTGTTTATCAGAAAACCAGCATGGAGAGCAGGAGATGCCTTTGCAGCATTTGGAGTTTCTGCCTGTGTCAAATACAGATTCTTTTGGTGGAAGTAAGAGTCCTGAATTCCCAACGAAACAATGCAAAATGTGTGAAAAGCTGCCCAGTGCTAAGGAGGACAGTGATGACCCATTATCATCATTTGAAGTTGGGGACAGAGTGTTGGTGAAGCAGAGCCAGCCTGGAACTCTGATGTTCAAAGGCCAGACTCATTTTGGCAGTGGCCACTGGGCTGGAGTTGCACTGGACAAAGCTGAAGGTGACAATGCTGGAACTTATGAAGGGGTGAAGTATTTTGAGTGTGCCCAGCACTGTGGGGTCTTTGTCAGAGCTGATGAGATTTCACACCTGTTTGGGGTTAACAAAAATAGCTCCAGTTACATGGGGAATGAGGACTCTGACTCCTTCCATGATGATGACTCCCTCAAAGGAGACTGCAAATACTCTGGAGATGATGAGCAGAGAGTGGGGTTTGTAGAGGAGAAAGCAGAAGACCCAAACAGTGCAGGAGGTTCAGAAGTGAAAGAAAACCAGTCTGGGTTACACAGTGCCTTGCTGTGTGGAACAGGGCAAGAGTTTCCCCATTCCAGCCAGTGTAACTGTAATGAATTCCTCTGTCAAAAGAACTTAATGTGCTTGGGATCAGATAAAGAAAATCCAGAACTGGCACAAATAAAACAAACTATATTTGCAGATGCtcttccaaagaaaagcaagacaGATGAGGTAAACACAAGCAAAAATATTTGCTGCTTGGTAGAGGATCAGAAAAGAATTAAACTTGCTGATGATATTGCAAGTGAACTCAGTAAAAAACTTCTGTTTGacattttaattgcattttctgAAACAGCTCAACACAAATATAAAAGTGCCTTTGAAAAAGACATGATGAATTATGGCAAAGGCCTGAGGCAAGAAGACAATCAgaaaccatttcccctcaaagaaaATTCAGTTGCTGCCTTATCTGAGCCATCAGCAAAGGTTTCTGATGTTTCACTGGGTGATTTTGATATGCTTTGCATTCATGGTTGTCACACAGTAACAGACAGAATTGTAACTAAATTTATAGATGATGCAGTTAAAGAATATAAGAAGattaaaagaaaacacagatCAAAAGCAGACAAGATACTTCATTTATCTCCAGAGACTTCTCCAACCACTTTGCCT CTCCTTTTAAAAATCCTTGATGCTGGTGTTTTTGGAAGCTCTGAAGATTTTGATCAGCCTAATTCTGACCAAAACCTGCTGATGAGGCAGACACAAAAGCAACACTTGTACAAATTAGACCAGTGGCACTCAGCTCCTTGGAAGAAAACTGTGGAAGTTCCTCTTGTGATTCCACATAACAGTTCTTATGTTAAAAATTTGTCTGCATATGCTGTGGAAGAATTATGGACCCCAGAGAACATAAAGTCAAATTTCAGGAACATCAACATGCCAAAGTACTTGGAATGTAGTGATCTCCCAGGGAATGATTTGGAAGCAGAGAGCAAGAGGATGTATAATCAG GTTATATTTGATTTGAGCCATGAGTTGCTGTGTGCAGAATACCAAGTGACTGCAAAGCCAAATATCTTCCCATGGATGGAAAAAGTGGGATCTCCCTGTTGCAGGCATCTCTGCAGCAGGACAGATGTCAGTGATGTCAAG ACGTTTGTTCAGGgtgaaattattaaaataatgaaCCTGGAAAGGAATGActtagaaatgaaaagaaaattcctaAATATGACCAAGTATGGAAACTGTAAGAGAGACAGAGTGGACCTTATTCTG ATCCAAGAGCTTTGCAAAGAAGAACCTCAGTGGACTTTCTATGGTGATGATGAATTAAGAGTGAAGATGAGGATGACTGAAGCCATATTTGATATCTTGATCCTTGATACAATCAGAGTTCTTAATCAGATTTATCTGAAAAAAGCCTCTTTGACAGGTGACTGTGCACCATCTTCTCTCTTTTAA
- the LOC134428214 gene encoding centrosome-associated protein 350-like isoform X3, producing the protein MGSLRHSAFKIERDPNPVHPKILGERKPLGGGGSCCPVLQGADHRHSHHTSNLLSPWMNLPHGETWDSSGDSSDQASSNSQRSATIPRFGCSSTFHGSSLAVVEQCLRAEELRARHQAVLLQLRRKALRERARAKLAWLGHRRRVLENLQDNTGASAMAAKQHKVLMKLKWEQAEIQHLKNIHRAAHQERKLLLKQQREISMMQHSTAQLQEKLHSLAGEQEVVKSGSKDNCVQLKHKRSKKYEGFSTENKESLVQHQKQVEELPGLEQSLNAQDDVFLPLEPTNSAGMEPIATLVTRKGQKCVFLESVLEEKALLSNPDPKDNEDLNPCGRKNPVKGLGMLPTWCNLCLVQEENTLEGTVKEVEVPVPSEIHQVDASQCLKHLDHISHEASDERNLEGFSEGLTSTESLSRSNNSFLQCQSAKSDSSHSEFQKVSAVWISFSKSSISDPEFELKHGEDTDVSVPEEFVCDSGDVFNISKEMPIARSNGKETSPSDKRNERELPEDDRAETSSLSQKYPGDVLGHGCTDLLLSFIPANKANVSRTEHCSQSENPSEGVDEPHLGASQSFSRNKPCSQEIPALGNDAAASPSWADANSSSDKGLPPADEDTLSEMLGPVGEVLSSGSADLPPYNKKGLSFPSEDLPPPPLGADAMKNCDPASSTDDFTSPLEQMTGSESGQGMDEDLSLEMDALPPLPDNTVPEESPLLSTETSGAFSTNDGCLSQQSITALSSCLSENQHGEQEMPLQHLEFLPVSNTDSFGGSKSPEFPTKQCKMCEKLPSAKEDSDDPLSSFEVGDRVLVKQSQPGTLMFKGQTHFGSGHWAGVALDKAEGDNAGTYEGVKYFECAQHCGVFVRADEISHLFGVNKNSSSYMGNEDSDSFHDDDSLKGDCKYSGDDEQRVGFVEEKAEDPNSAGGSEVKENQSGLHSALLCGTGQEFPHSSQCNCNEFLCQKNLMCLGSDKENPELAQIKQTIFADALPKKSKTDEVNTSKNICCLVEDQKRIKLADDIASELSKKLLFDILIAFSETAQHKYKSAFEKDMMNYGKGLRQEDNQKPFPLKENSVAALSEPSAKVSDVSLGDFDMLCIHGCHTVTDRIVTKFIDDAVKEYKKIKRKHRSKADKILHLSPETSPTTLPLLLKILDAGVFGSSEDFDQPNSDQNLLMRQTQKQHLYKLDQWHSAPWKKTVEVPLVIPHNSSYVKNLSAYAVEELWTPENIKSNFRNINMPKYLECSDLPGNDLEAESKRMYNQVIFDLSHELLCAEYQVTAKPNIFPWMEKVGSPCCRHLCSRTDVSDVKTFVQGEIIKIMNLERNDLEMKRKFLNMTKYGNCKRDRVDLILVSRISNGDLCISFRFKLEVLILL; encoded by the exons ATGGGTTCACTGAGACACTCTGCATTCAAGATAGAAAGAGATCCCAATCCAGTGCATCCCAAAATACTGGGAGAAAGAAAACCTTTAGGAGGAGGAGGTTCATGTTGCCCAGTGCTTCAAGGAG CAGATCACAGGCACAGCCATCACACCTCGAATCTGTTGTCACCTTGGATGAATCTGCCCCATGGGGAGacctgggacagctctggggacagcagtgaccaGGCCAGCTCCAACAGCCAG CGGAGCGCAACCATTCCACGCTTTGGATGTTCCAGCACcttccatggctccagcctggccgtgGTGGAGCAGTGCCTGAGGGCAGAGGAGCTGCGGGCTCGGcaccaggcagtgctgctgcagctccggaGGAAGGCTCTGAGGGAGAGGGCCAGGGCCAAGCTGGCCTGGCTGGGCCACCGCAGACG TGTTCTGGAAAACCTGCAGGATAATACAGGAGCCTCTGCCATGGCAGCAAAACAGCACAAAGTCCTGATGAAGCTGAAATGGGAGCAG GCAGAAATCCAGCACCTGAAAAACATCCACAGGGCAGCCCATCAGGAAAGGAAGCTTTTATTAAAGCAGCAGAGAGAAATCTCAATGATGCAGCATTCAACAGCACAACTCCAGGAAAAGCTGCACAGTTTGGCTGGAGAGCAGGAGGTTGTGAAGTCAGGGAGTAAAGACAATTGTGTCCAGCTAAAGCATAAAAGGAGCAAGAAATATGAGGG CTTTTCTACTGAGAACAAGGAATCACTGGTACAACACCAGAAACAGGTGGAGGAGTTGCCAGGTTTGGAGCAGTCCCTTAATGCTCAGGATGATGTTTTCCTACCTCTGGAACCTACAAATTCAGCTGGAATGGAACCTATTGCCACACTTGTTACAAGAAAAGGCCAGAAGTGTGTATTTCTG GAATCTGTGCTGGAGGAAAAAGCACTTCTTTCAAACCCTGATCCTAAAGATAATGAAGATCTTAATCCATGTGGCAGAAAAAACCCAGTGAAAGGCTTGGGGATGCTTCCTACTTGGTGTAACTTATGCCTGGTTCAGGAGGAAAACACTCTTGAAGGAACAG TTAAAGAAGTGGAAGTGCCTGTCCCTTCTGAGATCCATCAGGTGGATGCCAGTCAGTGTTTGAAGCATTTGGACCATATTTCTCATGAAGCTTCTGATGAACGAAATTTAGAAGGATTTTCTGAGGGATTAACTTCCACCGAATCATTGTCCAGGTCAAATAACTCCTTTTTGCAATGTCAAAGTGCCAAGTCAGACTCTTCTCACTCAGAATTTCAGAAAGTGTCTGCAGTTTGGATCAGCTTCTCAAAAAGTTCCATTTCAGACCCAGAATTCGAGCTGAAGCATGGAGAGGACACAGATGTCAGCGTCCCGGAAGAGTTTGTCTGCGACAGTGGTGATGTGTTTAATATCTCAAAAGAGATGCCAATAGCAAGAAGCAATGGAAAGGAAACATCACCTAGTGACAAACGCAATGAACGTGAGCTGCCTGAAGATGATAGAGCTGAGACTTCATCTCTCTCCCAGAAATACCCTGGAGATGTGTTGGGTCATGGCTGCACTGATCTCCTGCTTTCCTTCATCCCAGCAAACAAAGCAAATGTCTCCAGAACCGAACATTGCTCCCAGTCTGAAAACCCTTCTGAGGGAGTGGATGAGCCACACCTGGGTGCCTCACAAAGCTTCAGCAGAAACAAGCCCTGTTCTCAGGAgatcccagcactgggaaatgatgcagcTGCCAGCCCTTCATGGGCTGATGCAAACTCCAGCAGTGATAAGGGGCTCCCTCCAGCTGATGAGGATACCTTGTCAGAAATGCTGGGTCCTGTGGGTGAAGTATTGTCCTCTGGAAGTGCTGACTTGCCACCCTATAACAAAAAGGGTTTGTCATTTCCAAGTGAAGATCTTCCTCCTCCCCCTTTAGGTGCAGATGCAATGAAAAATTGTGATCCTGCCTCCAGCACAGATGATTTCACATCTCCACTGGAACAAATGACAGGCTCAGAGTCTGGTCAGGGCATGGATGAAGATCTGTCACTGGAAATGGATGCATTACCCCCATTACCTGATAACACTGTGCCTGAGGAATCTCCCCTGCTCAGTACAGAGACAAGTGGTGCTTTTTCAACCAATGATGGTTGTCTCTCACAACAATCTATTACAGCTCTTTCCAGCTGTTTATCAGAAAACCAGCATGGAGAGCAGGAGATGCCTTTGCAGCATTTGGAGTTTCTGCCTGTGTCAAATACAGATTCTTTTGGTGGAAGTAAGAGTCCTGAATTCCCAACGAAACAATGCAAAATGTGTGAAAAGCTGCCCAGTGCTAAGGAGGACAGTGATGACCCATTATCATCATTTGAAGTTGGGGACAGAGTGTTGGTGAAGCAGAGCCAGCCTGGAACTCTGATGTTCAAAGGCCAGACTCATTTTGGCAGTGGCCACTGGGCTGGAGTTGCACTGGACAAAGCTGAAGGTGACAATGCTGGAACTTATGAAGGGGTGAAGTATTTTGAGTGTGCCCAGCACTGTGGGGTCTTTGTCAGAGCTGATGAGATTTCACACCTGTTTGGGGTTAACAAAAATAGCTCCAGTTACATGGGGAATGAGGACTCTGACTCCTTCCATGATGATGACTCCCTCAAAGGAGACTGCAAATACTCTGGAGATGATGAGCAGAGAGTGGGGTTTGTAGAGGAGAAAGCAGAAGACCCAAACAGTGCAGGAGGTTCAGAAGTGAAAGAAAACCAGTCTGGGTTACACAGTGCCTTGCTGTGTGGAACAGGGCAAGAGTTTCCCCATTCCAGCCAGTGTAACTGTAATGAATTCCTCTGTCAAAAGAACTTAATGTGCTTGGGATCAGATAAAGAAAATCCAGAACTGGCACAAATAAAACAAACTATATTTGCAGATGCtcttccaaagaaaagcaagacaGATGAGGTAAACACAAGCAAAAATATTTGCTGCTTGGTAGAGGATCAGAAAAGAATTAAACTTGCTGATGATATTGCAAGTGAACTCAGTAAAAAACTTCTGTTTGacattttaattgcattttctgAAACAGCTCAACACAAATATAAAAGTGCCTTTGAAAAAGACATGATGAATTATGGCAAAGGCCTGAGGCAAGAAGACAATCAgaaaccatttcccctcaaagaaaATTCAGTTGCTGCCTTATCTGAGCCATCAGCAAAGGTTTCTGATGTTTCACTGGGTGATTTTGATATGCTTTGCATTCATGGTTGTCACACAGTAACAGACAGAATTGTAACTAAATTTATAGATGATGCAGTTAAAGAATATAAGAAGattaaaagaaaacacagatCAAAAGCAGACAAGATACTTCATTTATCTCCAGAGACTTCTCCAACCACTTTGCCT CTCCTTTTAAAAATCCTTGATGCTGGTGTTTTTGGAAGCTCTGAAGATTTTGATCAGCCTAATTCTGACCAAAACCTGCTGATGAGGCAGACACAAAAGCAACACTTGTACAAATTAGACCAGTGGCACTCAGCTCCTTGGAAGAAAACTGTGGAAGTTCCTCTTGTGATTCCACATAACAGTTCTTATGTTAAAAATTTGTCTGCATATGCTGTGGAAGAATTATGGACCCCAGAGAACATAAAGTCAAATTTCAGGAACATCAACATGCCAAAGTACTTGGAATGTAGTGATCTCCCAGGGAATGATTTGGAAGCAGAGAGCAAGAGGATGTATAATCAG GTTATATTTGATTTGAGCCATGAGTTGCTGTGTGCAGAATACCAAGTGACTGCAAAGCCAAATATCTTCCCATGGATGGAAAAAGTGGGATCTCCCTGTTGCAGGCATCTCTGCAGCAGGACAGATGTCAGTGATGTCAAG ACGTTTGTTCAGGgtgaaattattaaaataatgaaCCTGGAAAGGAATGActtagaaatgaaaagaaaattcctaAATATGACCAAGTATGGAAACTGTAAGAGAGACAGAGTGGACCTTATTCTGGTAAGCAGAATTTCCAATGGGGATTTGTGTATTTCCTTTAGATTTAAACTAGAAGTTCTCATCCTTCTGTGA